A genome region from Sphingobium sp. CR2-8 includes the following:
- the hrcA gene encoding heat-inducible transcriptional repressor HrcA, producing MSVTPISELNDRARDVFRLVVENYLGTGLPVGSRTISKLATLSLSPASIRNVMQDLEELGLLAAPHTSAGRMPTETGLRLFVDGMMQAAEPSIEERRAIEAGLVESGPIEEALSAATAALSGLSACAGIVMVPRREPVLRQFGFVPLNDRQALAVLVGQDGSVENRVLDLPPGVTPSMLNEAANFMSARFAGMTLRQAGDHLAREMEAERSALDGAARELVERGIAIWSHDADDRPVLIVRGQAHLIDDGTAADLERVRQLLEHLEGKQEISRLLESALAGSATKIFIGSENKLFSLSGSSVIAAPYRGADGRVVGVVGVIGPTRLNYARVIPMVDFTAQTLSRLMR from the coding sequence ATGTCGGTCACCCCGATCTCCGAACTCAACGATCGCGCGCGCGACGTCTTTCGCCTTGTGGTGGAAAATTATCTCGGCACCGGCCTGCCGGTGGGATCGCGCACGATCAGCAAACTGGCGACGCTCAGCCTGTCGCCGGCGTCGATTCGCAACGTCATGCAGGATCTGGAGGAGCTGGGCCTGCTCGCCGCGCCGCATACCTCGGCGGGGCGCATGCCGACCGAGACGGGCCTGCGCCTGTTCGTCGATGGCATGATGCAGGCGGCCGAACCCTCGATCGAGGAACGGCGTGCGATCGAGGCGGGGCTGGTCGAAAGCGGCCCGATCGAAGAAGCGCTGTCCGCCGCGACCGCTGCGCTCTCCGGCCTGTCGGCCTGCGCGGGGATCGTCATGGTGCCCCGCCGCGAACCGGTGCTGCGGCAGTTCGGTTTCGTGCCCCTGAACGACAGGCAGGCGCTGGCGGTGCTGGTGGGGCAGGACGGGTCGGTCGAAAATCGTGTGCTCGACCTGCCGCCCGGCGTCACGCCATCGATGCTGAACGAGGCGGCCAATTTCATGTCGGCGCGCTTTGCGGGCATGACCCTGCGCCAGGCGGGCGATCATCTGGCGCGGGAGATGGAGGCGGAGCGCAGTGCGTTGGACGGCGCGGCGCGCGAACTGGTGGAACGCGGTATCGCCATCTGGTCGCATGACGCCGACGACCGGCCGGTGCTGATCGTGCGGGGGCAGGCCCATTTGATAGATGACGGCACCGCCGCCGACCTGGAACGGGTGCGGCAATTGCTGGAGCATCTGGAGGGGAAGCAGGAAATTTCGCGCCTGCTGGAAAGCGCGCTGGCGGGCAGCGCGACCAAAATCTTCATCGGCTCGGAAAACAAGCTCTTTTCCCTGTCGGGTTCTTCGGTCATAGCCGCCCCCTACCGTGGCGCGGACGGCCGGGTCGTCGGCGTGGTCGGGGTGATCGGCCCCACACGCTTGAACTATGCGCGGGTGATCCCCATGGTGGATTTCACAGCACAGACGCTATCGAGATTGATGAGATGA
- a CDS encoding dienelactone hydrolase family protein, giving the protein MTITRTVIVQDMGGEPFEHVAISDDAAGARPGILLFPNVLGAKEADFVYAEKVAALGYAVLVADMFGQGKRSSRADADAARYMNLLNADRALLRDRVNGAHAALKGLAQVDASRTAAIGFCFGGKCVLDLARSGADIAGGVSFHGVYDAPPFPSATIGAKLLVCHGWDDPIAQPQATVGLAKELTEAGCDWQIHAYGHTGHAFTDEAVNMPGKGLAYSPDADRRSFRSMVDFLGEVFG; this is encoded by the coding sequence ATGACCATCACGCGCACCGTCATCGTTCAGGACATGGGCGGCGAACCCTTCGAGCATGTCGCCATATCGGATGACGCCGCTGGCGCGCGCCCCGGCATTCTGCTCTTCCCCAATGTGCTGGGCGCCAAGGAAGCCGATTTCGTCTATGCGGAGAAAGTCGCGGCGCTGGGCTATGCGGTGCTGGTCGCCGACATGTTCGGCCAGGGCAAGCGCTCCAGCCGCGCCGATGCCGATGCGGCGCGTTATATGAACCTGCTCAACGCCGACCGCGCACTGCTGCGCGACCGGGTGAACGGCGCGCATGCGGCGCTCAAAGGGTTGGCGCAGGTCGATGCCAGCCGAACGGCGGCGATCGGCTTCTGCTTCGGTGGCAAGTGCGTGCTCGACCTGGCGCGATCAGGCGCGGACATCGCAGGCGGCGTCAGCTTCCATGGTGTCTATGATGCGCCGCCCTTCCCCTCTGCGACGATCGGCGCGAAGCTGCTGGTCTGTCACGGTTGGGACGATCCGATCGCGCAGCCGCAAGCGACGGTCGGGCTGGCGAAGGAACTGACGGAAGCGGGATGCGACTGGCAGATCCACGCCTATGGCCATACCGGCCACGCCTTCACCGACGAAGCCGTCAACATGCCGGGAAAGGGGCTGGCCTACAGCCCCGACGCCGACCGGCGCAGCTTCCGGTCGATGGTGGATTTTCTGGGCGAAGTGTTCGGGTAA
- a CDS encoding DUF2312 domain-containing protein, with protein MSEPNVAADQLRLLIERIERLEEEKKGIGDDIKDVYLEAKATGYDAKIMRQIIRLRKMQPHDRQEMEAILQTYLSALGME; from the coding sequence ATGAGCGAACCCAATGTCGCCGCCGACCAGCTACGTCTTCTCATCGAGCGCATCGAGCGTCTTGAAGAGGAAAAAAAGGGTATCGGCGACGATATCAAGGACGTGTATCTGGAGGCCAAGGCGACCGGCTATGATGCCAAGATCATGCGCCAGATCATTCGCCTGCGGAAGATGCAGCCGCATGACCGGCAGGAAATGGAAGCCATCCTCCAGACGTATCTTTCTGCCCTGGGTATGGAATAA
- the ykgO gene encoding type B 50S ribosomal protein L36 produces MKIRNSLKSLKGRHRDNRVIRRRGRTYVINKTNRRFKARQG; encoded by the coding sequence ATGAAGATCCGCAACTCGCTCAAGTCGCTCAAGGGCCGCCACCGGGACAACCGCGTGATCCGTCGTCGCGGCCGTACCTATGTCATCAACAAGACCAACCGTCGCTTCAAGGCCCGCCAAGGCTAA
- a CDS encoding M14 family metallopeptidase: MTISISSGFDSGNIRVLSITDTPDGVRAELEIVTDHQSDFYQWFHFRVANAAGRAVELRIVNCARSAYPDGWTGYSARVSEDRENWLLADTSYADGTLTIRVEPDSGAVWVAYFAPYSMERHHDLIAWAASQPGVAHRELGLTLDGQPLDLLTIGEGPKQVWLYARQHPGESMAEWWMEGALERLCDDEDAVARLLRQKATIHLVPNMNPDGSRRGHLRTNAVGVNLNREWHEPTADRSPEVLLVRDAMDATGVDFAMDVHGDEAIAAVFIAGFEGIPSITDRQVALYHRYRDTLAARTPDFQTRLGYPVAGAGRANLSMSTNQVAERFGAVAMTLEMPFKDNDDLPDTDFGWSPARSIQLGKDCLAVLAEMIGDI; this comes from the coding sequence ATGACCATCAGCATCTCAAGCGGCTTCGACAGCGGCAACATTCGCGTCCTTTCCATCACCGATACCCCGGACGGCGTCCGCGCCGAACTGGAGATCGTGACCGATCACCAGAGCGACTTCTATCAATGGTTCCATTTCCGGGTCGCCAATGCGGCCGGACGGGCAGTGGAACTGCGAATTGTCAATTGCGCCCGGTCCGCCTATCCCGATGGCTGGACGGGCTATAGCGCGCGGGTCAGCGAGGATCGCGAGAATTGGCTGCTGGCCGACACCAGCTATGCCGACGGGACGTTGACCATCCGCGTGGAGCCGGACAGCGGTGCCGTGTGGGTCGCCTATTTCGCGCCCTATTCGATGGAGCGCCACCATGACCTGATCGCCTGGGCGGCCAGCCAGCCGGGCGTCGCGCATCGCGAACTGGGGCTGACGCTGGACGGCCAGCCGCTCGACCTGCTGACGATCGGCGAAGGGCCCAAGCAGGTCTGGCTCTATGCGCGCCAGCATCCCGGCGAATCGATGGCCGAATGGTGGATGGAAGGCGCGCTGGAGCGGCTGTGCGATGACGAGGACGCCGTCGCCCGCCTGCTGCGGCAAAAGGCGACGATCCATCTCGTGCCCAATATGAACCCGGACGGCAGCCGTCGCGGCCACCTGCGCACCAATGCGGTCGGCGTGAACCTGAACCGCGAATGGCATGAACCGACCGCCGACCGCAGCCCCGAAGTTCTGCTGGTGCGTGATGCGATGGACGCGACGGGCGTGGACTTCGCGATGGACGTGCATGGGGACGAAGCGATCGCCGCCGTGTTCATCGCGGGGTTCGAGGGGATACCCTCGATCACCGATCGGCAGGTCGCTCTCTATCACCGCTATCGCGACACGCTGGCCGCGCGCACGCCCGATTTCCAGACGCGGCTGGGCTATCCGGTGGCAGGCGCCGGGCGCGCCAACCTGTCCATGTCCACCAACCAGGTCGCCGAACGCTTCGGCGCGGTGGCGATGACGCTGGAAATGCCGTTCAAGGATAATGACGACCTGCCCGACACCGATTTCGGCTGGTCCCCCGCCCGGTCGATCCAGTTGGGCAAGGATTGTCTGGCGGTGCTGGCGGAGATGATCGGGGATATTTAG
- a CDS encoding DUF2218 domain-containing protein: protein MTLTATVPTTNGSRYLQQLCKHWSHKFAVDFDAEKGEIAFPMGPIRMAAQPQALVVTIEPTPDADVERFKQVVADHLDRFAFKEAPLSFDWK, encoded by the coding sequence ATGACTTTGACCGCCACAGTGCCGACCACTAACGGCAGCCGCTATCTCCAGCAGCTTTGCAAGCATTGGAGCCACAAATTCGCAGTCGATTTCGATGCGGAGAAGGGCGAGATCGCCTTTCCCATGGGACCGATACGCATGGCGGCGCAGCCGCAGGCGCTGGTCGTGACGATCGAACCGACGCCGGATGCCGATGTGGAGCGGTTCAAGCAGGTGGTCGCCGATCACCTCGACCGCTTCGCATTCAAGGAAGCGCCGCTGTCGTTCGACTGGAAATAG
- a CDS encoding PadR family transcriptional regulator, with the protein MMHFFHSHRGRHGGHHPGAGRFGSRDGSGRGGGFGDDPFGEDGPRGGGRGGRGGGGRRRLFDNETLRLILLKLIADAPRHGYELIRAIEALSGEVYAPSPGVVYPTLTLLSDMDLIVEEPSEGSRKRFAITQAGQAQIAERQAALDLALERLAGLAQKAERVDAGPVRRAMHNLRFAVQQRLEKDGADNQTLFDIAALIDEAVNKIERL; encoded by the coding sequence ATGATGCATTTTTTCCATTCTCATCGCGGCCGCCATGGCGGTCATCATCCCGGCGCTGGCCGATTTGGTTCGCGTGACGGCTCTGGTCGTGGCGGCGGATTCGGCGACGATCCCTTCGGCGAAGATGGCCCCCGCGGCGGTGGCCGGGGCGGGCGCGGCGGCGGTGGTCGTCGGCGGCTGTTCGACAATGAAACGTTGCGGCTGATCCTGCTCAAGCTGATCGCCGACGCGCCGCGTCACGGCTATGAACTGATCCGCGCGATCGAGGCGCTGTCGGGCGAGGTCTATGCGCCCAGCCCCGGCGTCGTCTACCCCACGCTGACCCTGTTGTCGGACATGGACCTGATCGTCGAGGAGCCGAGCGAAGGCAGCCGCAAGCGTTTCGCCATCACGCAAGCGGGCCAGGCCCAGATCGCCGAACGGCAGGCCGCGCTCGACCTGGCGCTGGAGCGGCTGGCGGGGCTGGCGCAGAAGGCGGAACGGGTCGACGCCGGTCCGGTTCGCCGCGCGATGCATAATCTGCGCTTCGCCGTGCAGCAGCGGCTTGAAAAGGACGGGGCGGATAACCAGACCCTGTTCGACATCGCCGCCCTGATCGACGAAGCCGTCAACAAGATCGAAAGGCTCTGA
- a CDS encoding DUF1244 domain-containing protein, whose protein sequence is MTDTIVTDAVAATAFRRLVMHLQHRSDVENIDLMGLAGFCRNCLADWIAEADGDLTRDQAREIIHGMPFAQWKERYQGEATPQQIAKMQESVAKNADRH, encoded by the coding sequence ATGACCGACACCATAGTCACAGATGCGGTCGCCGCAACCGCCTTCCGCCGTCTGGTGATGCATTTGCAGCATCGATCGGATGTGGAAAATATCGACCTGATGGGTCTGGCGGGCTTTTGCCGCAACTGCCTGGCCGACTGGATCGCCGAAGCGGATGGCGATCTGACCCGCGATCAGGCGCGCGAAATCATCCACGGCATGCCCTTTGCACAGTGGAAAGAACGCTATCAGGGTGAAGCGACGCCACAGCAGATCGCAAAGATGCAGGAGAGTGTGGCGAAGAACGCGGACAGGCATTAG
- a CDS encoding DUF4136 domain-containing protein, producing MSKRLFLLAALALPLSACATAAPRVEVTQFHLGNPARSGTVAVEEMPGNPDISLEFRTYADAVSQELQRVGFSPANGAPSDYVAQVSFSRSFRPSGVDRSSDRPVSVGVGGGFGSGGGRRGGSFGGLGLGIGINLSGKPKDIVTTQLHVQLRRRSDSQAIWEGRASTEAKQGSPAAQPAAAAQKLAAALIGGYPGESGRTIMVK from the coding sequence ATGTCGAAGCGTCTCTTTCTGCTCGCTGCCCTCGCCCTTCCCTTGAGCGCCTGCGCGACCGCCGCGCCGCGCGTGGAGGTGACGCAATTCCATCTGGGCAACCCCGCGCGGTCCGGCACCGTGGCGGTCGAGGAAATGCCCGGCAACCCGGACATCAGCCTGGAGTTTCGCACCTATGCCGACGCGGTGTCACAGGAATTGCAGCGCGTGGGCTTCAGCCCGGCGAACGGCGCGCCAAGCGATTATGTGGCGCAGGTCAGCTTCAGCCGCAGCTTCCGCCCGTCGGGCGTCGATCGCAGCAGCGACCGGCCGGTCAGCGTCGGCGTGGGCGGCGGCTTTGGCAGTGGCGGCGGTCGGCGCGGCGGCAGCTTCGGGGGACTTGGCCTGGGCATCGGGATCAACCTGTCGGGCAAGCCCAAGGATATCGTGACGACGCAGTTGCACGTGCAATTGCGCCGCCGGTCCGATTCGCAGGCGATCTGGGAAGGACGCGCATCGACCGAGGCGAAACAGGGTTCGCCCGCCGCGCAGCCTGCCGCAGCCGCGCAGAAACTCGCCGCCGCACTGATCGGGGGCTATCCGGGTGAATCGGGGCGCACTATAATGGTCAAATGA
- a CDS encoding threonine synthase, with product MRHDLNLTTDRPTFVTHLECSLTSERYAADQLHGLSAAGKPLLVRYDLDGVRATLTKEALAQRPMDLWRWRELLPVRQTSNIVSLGENATPLIPLPRTAARLGGAHLLAKDEGRLPTASFKARGLVMAVSMAKELGVTQVAMPTNGNAGAALAAYAAVAGMEAIVFCPDDTPDINVREIAAQGARVYRVNGLIDDCGAIVGQGAKARGWFDFSTLKEPYRIEGKKTMGLELAEQLGWELPDAIFYPTGGGTGLIGMWKAFDELEKIGFIGSKRPKMFAVQAEGCAPMVRAFEQGVEFAERWEDAHTIAMGIRVPRAVGDFLILRAVRQSGGAALAVSDDAIAAAVRDVARDDGLLLCPEGGATLAAYSRALEEGLIGRDERAVLFNCASGLKYPLEDQSRTLDRHAPIDFAAL from the coding sequence GTGCGCCACGACCTCAACCTCACCACCGATCGCCCCACCTTCGTCACTCATCTCGAATGTTCGCTGACTAGTGAGCGTTACGCGGCGGACCAGTTGCATGGCCTGTCTGCGGCGGGAAAGCCGTTGCTGGTCCGCTATGATCTGGATGGTGTGCGCGCGACCCTGACCAAGGAGGCCTTGGCGCAGCGGCCGATGGACCTGTGGCGCTGGCGCGAATTGCTGCCTGTGCGGCAGACATCCAATATCGTGAGCCTGGGCGAGAATGCGACGCCGCTCATCCCCTTGCCGCGCACGGCGGCGCGGCTGGGCGGGGCGCACCTCCTGGCCAAGGATGAAGGCCGCCTGCCCACCGCATCGTTCAAGGCGCGCGGCCTCGTCATGGCGGTGTCCATGGCCAAGGAACTGGGCGTGACGCAGGTCGCGATGCCGACCAACGGCAATGCGGGTGCAGCGCTGGCCGCCTATGCGGCGGTCGCGGGCATGGAGGCGATCGTCTTCTGCCCCGACGACACGCCCGACATCAACGTGCGGGAAATCGCGGCGCAAGGCGCGCGCGTCTATCGCGTCAACGGGCTGATCGATGATTGCGGGGCGATCGTGGGGCAGGGCGCGAAGGCGCGCGGCTGGTTCGACTTCTCGACCCTCAAGGAGCCGTACCGGATCGAGGGCAAGAAGACGATGGGTCTGGAACTGGCCGAGCAGCTTGGCTGGGAATTGCCCGACGCGATCTTCTACCCCACCGGCGGCGGCACCGGCCTGATCGGCATGTGGAAGGCGTTCGATGAATTGGAAAAGATCGGCTTCATCGGCTCCAAACGCCCCAAGATGTTCGCGGTGCAGGCAGAGGGCTGCGCACCGATGGTCCGGGCGTTTGAGCAGGGCGTCGAGTTCGCCGAGCGCTGGGAGGACGCCCACACCATCGCCATGGGCATCCGCGTGCCGCGCGCGGTGGGCGATTTCCTGATTTTGCGGGCCGTCCGGCAAAGCGGCGGCGCGGCGCTCGCCGTGTCGGATGATGCTATCGCAGCGGCGGTGCGCGACGTGGCGCGGGACGACGGGCTGCTGCTATGTCCGGAGGGCGGGGCAACGCTGGCGGCCTATAGCCGCGCGCTGGAGGAAGGGTTGATCGGACGCGACGAACGCGCGGTGCTGTTCAACTGCGCAAGCGGCCTCAAATATCCGCTGGAAGACCAGAGCCGAACGCTGGACCGCCACGCGCCCATCGATTTCGCCGCGCTCTGA
- a CDS encoding 50S ribosomal protein L11 methyltransferase — MNDVASPNLTNPAQSWKVTLPCTRAEAEALDGDIAAFAMMEHPPVLMTSEATPDDDTMWQLDAYFEGEPSPAAIKLLKTLAPSAARIKPVVEALPEQDWVTLSQQGLEPVTAGRFHVRNIASDPELPGHVNLLIEAGRAFGTGQHETTAGCLAMLDRMRRVGMRFRHVADIGTGTGLLAFAALNLWPHAHAIASDIDAVAVEISADNARANGVALGDGAGRLALVTAAGGNHPALIGRAPYDLLIANILAGPLIELAPTLCALVEDGGTIVLAGLLNQQADAVIAAYRAQGMRLAERSDRGEWPTLRLRKRPSIGWKRPKRIDAGARGEAPGFGSI, encoded by the coding sequence ATGAACGATGTCGCATCCCCCAATCTGACTAATCCAGCACAAAGCTGGAAAGTCACCCTGCCCTGCACCCGCGCCGAAGCCGAAGCGCTCGACGGCGATATCGCGGCTTTCGCGATGATGGAGCATCCGCCGGTGCTGATGACCAGCGAGGCGACGCCCGACGACGACACGATGTGGCAGCTCGACGCCTATTTCGAAGGCGAACCAAGCCCTGCAGCGATCAAGCTTCTCAAGACGCTGGCGCCCAGCGCGGCGCGGATCAAGCCGGTGGTCGAGGCGCTGCCCGAACAGGATTGGGTTACGCTGAGCCAGCAGGGGCTGGAGCCGGTGACGGCAGGGCGCTTCCACGTGCGCAATATCGCCAGCGATCCGGAACTGCCCGGCCACGTCAACCTGCTGATCGAGGCGGGCCGCGCCTTTGGCACCGGGCAGCATGAAACGACCGCAGGCTGCCTCGCCATGCTGGACCGGATGCGCCGCGTGGGCATGCGCTTTCGCCATGTTGCCGATATCGGCACCGGCACCGGACTGCTTGCCTTCGCCGCGCTCAACCTGTGGCCCCACGCCCATGCGATCGCGTCGGACATCGACGCCGTCGCGGTGGAAATCAGCGCCGACAACGCCCGCGCCAACGGCGTCGCGCTGGGCGATGGGGCGGGGCGGCTGGCGCTGGTGACGGCGGCGGGTGGCAATCACCCGGCGCTGATCGGCCGCGCGCCCTACGACCTGCTGATCGCCAATATCCTGGCCGGGCCGCTGATCGAACTGGCGCCGACGCTCTGCGCGCTGGTGGAGGATGGCGGCACCATCGTGCTGGCCGGGCTGCTGAACCAGCAGGCCGACGCGGTGATCGCCGCCTATCGCGCGCAGGGCATGCGCCTGGCCGAACGCAGCGACCGCGGCGAATGGCCGACCCTGCGCCTGCGCAAGCGGCCAAGCATCGGGTGGAAGCGGCCCAAACGCATCGACGCCGGCGCGCGGGGTGAAGCGCCCGGTTTCGGCAGCATCTGA
- a CDS encoding DUF6438 domain-containing protein produces MTMRMMIAASLLLLTGCTAADTELETPKAPGETIRFTAGRCFGACPAYSLRVTPDGSGLLEPEKFTAVPGPTRFTVTPLQYRKLRASLAPYRPETGTEKRIGHNENCTRFATDMPTYAVEWTGGMPGKTTRLNFQSGCMDPRYGRLRTAIAAIPKLLEIEKMLKAPAAKK; encoded by the coding sequence ATGACGATGCGAATGATGATCGCGGCAAGCCTGCTGTTGCTGACAGGCTGCACCGCTGCCGATACCGAACTGGAGACGCCCAAGGCGCCCGGCGAGACGATCCGCTTTACGGCGGGGCGCTGCTTCGGCGCCTGCCCGGCCTATAGCCTGCGCGTGACGCCGGACGGGTCGGGGCTGCTGGAGCCGGAAAAGTTCACCGCCGTGCCGGGGCCGACGCGCTTCACCGTGACGCCGTTGCAGTATCGCAAGCTGCGCGCGTCGCTTGCGCCCTATCGTCCCGAAACGGGGACGGAAAAACGGATCGGGCATAATGAAAACTGCACCCGCTTCGCCACCGACATGCCGACCTACGCGGTCGAATGGACCGGCGGCATGCCGGGCAAGACGACCCGGCTGAATTTCCAGTCCGGTTGCATGGACCCGCGTTATGGCCGCCTGCGCACCGCGATCGCGGCCATCCCCAAGCTGTTGGAGATCGAAAAGATGCTCAAAGCCCCGGCTGCGAAGAAATGA
- a CDS encoding heavy metal-binding domain-containing protein, giving the protein MAEVIVSTTSRLEGRPAKDYLGIVTGEVIVGANLFRDLFASVRDIVGGRSGAYEDVLQRAREQAIGEMRTRAAALGANAVVGVDLDYEVIGSNGSMLMVSASGTAILV; this is encoded by the coding sequence ATGGCCGAAGTCATCGTCAGCACGACCAGCCGTCTGGAGGGGAGACCTGCGAAGGACTATCTCGGCATCGTCACCGGAGAGGTGATCGTGGGCGCCAACCTGTTCCGCGACCTGTTCGCCAGCGTCCGCGATATCGTGGGCGGGCGATCGGGCGCCTATGAAGATGTGCTGCAACGCGCCCGCGAACAGGCGATCGGTGAAATGCGCACCCGCGCCGCCGCCCTGGGCGCCAATGCCGTAGTCGGCGTCGACCTCGATTATGAAGTGATCGGTTCCAACGGATCGATGCTGATGGTGTCGGCGTCCGGCACGGCGATCCTCGTCTAA
- a CDS encoding YebC/PmpR family DNA-binding transcriptional regulator, with product MAGHSKFKNIMHRKGAQDKKRSSMFSKLSREITVAAKMGMPDPDMNPRLRLAVNAAKAQSMPKDNIQRAIDKANAAGGENYEEVRYEGYGPAGIAIIVEALTDNRNRTATNVRTAFSKNGGNLGASGAVSHGFDRVGLITYPASAGDADAIFEAALEAGAEDVSSNEDEHEIWTAMDALHEVAKGLEATLGAADSAKLAWKPQTTMEVDESNAATLLKLVDALEDDDDVQTVWGNYEVSDDVMEKLG from the coding sequence GTGGCCGGCCATTCCAAATTCAAGAACATCATGCATCGCAAGGGCGCGCAGGACAAGAAGCGCTCCTCGATGTTCTCCAAGCTCAGCCGCGAAATCACCGTCGCGGCCAAGATGGGCATGCCCGACCCGGACATGAATCCGCGTCTGCGCCTGGCGGTCAACGCCGCCAAGGCCCAGTCCATGCCCAAGGATAATATCCAGCGCGCGATCGACAAGGCGAACGCGGCGGGCGGCGAGAATTATGAAGAGGTGCGCTATGAGGGCTATGGTCCCGCAGGCATCGCCATCATCGTCGAGGCGCTGACCGACAATCGCAACCGCACCGCGACCAATGTCCGCACCGCCTTTTCGAAAAATGGTGGCAATCTGGGTGCGTCGGGTGCGGTCAGCCACGGCTTCGACCGGGTGGGCCTGATCACCTATCCCGCCAGCGCCGGGGACGCCGACGCGATCTTCGAAGCCGCGCTGGAAGCGGGCGCGGAAGATGTGTCGTCCAACGAGGACGAGCATGAAATCTGGACCGCGATGGACGCACTGCACGAAGTCGCCAAGGGCCTGGAAGCCACGCTCGGCGCTGCCGACAGCGCCAAGCTCGCCTGGAAGCCGCAGACCACGATGGAAGTCGATGAATCCAACGCCGCGACCCTGCTCAAGCTGGTCGACGCGCTGGAGGATGACGACGACGTCCAGACCGTCTGGGGCAATTATGAAGTGTCCGACGACGTGATGGAGAAACTGGGTTGA
- the ruvC gene encoding crossover junction endodeoxyribonuclease RuvC encodes MILLGLDPGLGTTGWGLIAADGNRLTHIANGQIKTDSAMALATRLLALDLALTDLILEHRPDGAAVEEVFVNVNPQSTLKLGQARGVILLNASRSGMEVGEYAARLVKKSVVGVGNASKDQVHAMVQRLLPGAKIAGPDASDALAVAITHAHHLASARRIPTR; translated from the coding sequence ATGATCCTTCTTGGGCTCGACCCCGGCCTCGGCACGACCGGCTGGGGCCTGATCGCGGCGGACGGCAATCGGCTGACCCATATCGCCAATGGCCAGATCAAGACGGACAGCGCAATGGCGCTGGCGACGCGCCTGTTGGCGCTCGACCTGGCGCTGACGGACCTGATCCTGGAGCATAGGCCCGATGGCGCGGCGGTCGAGGAGGTGTTCGTCAACGTCAATCCGCAATCGACGCTCAAACTGGGTCAGGCGCGCGGCGTGATCCTGCTCAACGCATCGCGTTCGGGCATGGAAGTGGGCGAATATGCCGCCCGTCTCGTCAAGAAATCGGTCGTGGGCGTCGGCAACGCGTCGAAGGATCAGGTCCATGCCATGGTGCAGCGCCTGTTGCCCGGCGCGAAGATCGCGGGGCCGGACGCGTCGGACGCCTTGGCCGTGGCGATCACCCACGCCCATCATCTGGCGAGCGCGCGCCGCATCCCGACACGCTAA
- the grpE gene encoding nucleotide exchange factor GrpE, with translation MSENKDTIENTEVVDALPEDTAPVGDAVAEKVAALEAELATAKQDILYAHADTQNVRRRLEKELADTRAYAATAFARDVLSVADNLSRALAAIPADLREDEKFKGLVVGLEATGRELDSVFGRNGITKIELVGQPLDPNKHQAMMEVPSADAEPGTILIEMQAGYMIKDRLLRPAMVSVAKKPE, from the coding sequence ATGAGCGAAAACAAAGACACTATCGAAAACACCGAAGTCGTGGACGCCCTGCCGGAAGATACGGCTCCCGTGGGAGATGCCGTGGCGGAGAAGGTCGCCGCGCTGGAGGCGGAACTCGCCACCGCCAAGCAGGACATTCTCTACGCCCATGCCGACACGCAGAATGTGCGTCGGCGGCTGGAAAAGGAACTGGCCGACACCCGCGCCTATGCCGCCACGGCCTTTGCCCGCGATGTCCTGTCGGTCGCCGACAATCTGAGCCGCGCGCTCGCCGCCATCCCCGCGGACCTGCGCGAGGATGAGAAGTTCAAGGGGCTGGTCGTTGGCCTGGAAGCCACTGGGCGTGAACTGGACAGCGTGTTCGGCCGCAATGGCATCACGAAGATCGAATTGGTCGGCCAGCCGCTCGACCCCAACAAGCATCAGGCAATGATGGAAGTCCCCTCGGCCGACGCCGAACCGGGGACCATTCTCATCGAGATGCAGGCCGGCTACATGATCAAGGATCGCCTGCTGCGCCCCGCCATGGTTAGCGTGGCGAAGAAGCCGGAATAA